A single region of the Silene latifolia isolate original U9 population chromosome 8, ASM4854445v1, whole genome shotgun sequence genome encodes:
- the LOC141597022 gene encoding peptidyl-prolyl cis-trans isomerase FKBP18, chloroplastic, which translates to MASSFIQTQIISNYNEQQLIAKQQSTIVVHLPNPNQISRRCLLLTPILTNTLLISLPLPSFAREKRARTNIPLEEYLTTADGLKYLDLAEGKGPVAVKGSIVEVHFDCVYRGITALSSRESKLLAGNRIIAQPYQFQVGAPPGRERKREYVDKANGLFSAQAAPKPPPALYSIVEGMKVGGKRTVIVPPELGYGKKGSNEIPPGATFNLNIELLQVRAPPEGRST; encoded by the exons ATGGCTTCCTCATTTATACAAACTCAAATTATCTCAAATTACAATGAACAGCAATTAATAGCCAAGCAACAATCCACCATTGTTGTTCATCTTCCTAACCCTAACCAAATATCGAGAAGATGTCTACTTTTAACTCCAATTTTGACAAATACTCTGCTCATTTCTTTGCCTCTTCCTTCATTTGCTCGAGAGAAGCGTGCCAGAACTAATATCCCTCTTGAAGAGTATCTTACCACCG CGGATGGATTGAAATACCTGGATCTTGCTGAGGGGAAGGGTCCTGTGGCAGTAAAAGGGTCAATAGTTGAG GTTCATTTTGATTGCGTGTACCGTGGTATAACAGCTTTATCAAGCCGAGAGTCTAAGCTTCTAGCTGGAAATCGGATCATTGCTCAG CCATACCAGTTCCAAGTGGGGGCTCCTCCTGGCAGAGAAAGGAAGCGTGAATATGTTGACAAAGCCAATGGACTGTTTTCAGCACAGGCAGCACCTAAACCCCCACCGGCTTTATATTCTATCGTTGAAGGAATGAAAGTCGGAGGCAAG AGGACTGTCATTGTCCCTCCAGAACTTGGATACGGGAAGAAAGGCTCAAATGAAATTCCG CCTGGGGCGACATTTAATCTGAACATTGAACTATTGCAAGTGAGAGCGCCGCCTGAAGGAAGAAGCACTTGA
- the LOC141597021 gene encoding uncharacterized protein LOC141597021, with the protein MADQFEAFFKRADLDNDGRISGAEAVSFFQGSSLSKQVLAQIWMHADQNRAGFLGRQEFYNALKLVTVAQSKRDLTPEIVKAALYGPASAKIPPPQINLPPSPAPQSPSVPSSPMQMGAMGPTGSQTPGYRGPVAPSTNMNQHYYPSQANQLARPSQGPLVSSTPRPMQSIPGLPNSGVGISPTGLTNSGMRPSLGGLAPNLSSSGLSTPAFPSSGMSNSGLSNSGISTSWLDGKTTGASSGPTSQLPSRGISPSMPLDVLMSSHAASQDSKGSLVSREGFSSNSIGAADPFAAFQLTKSGSSPAISSMSNDPNSSAIVPVSTPTSASSVPTQPLSASRSLDSLQSAFAKPPLGSQPEQAQNYSKLSPPVTQTTSSGAPPGISARVGFATSDPSQPPWPKMTTPGVQKYTKVFMEVDTDRDGKITGEQARNLFLSWRLPREVLKQVWDLADQDSDSMLSLREFCIALYLMERYREGRSLPPSLPDNIKFDETLMRMTGVPLSSNAGWGPPSNAGFRPPVQGMLGSQPIAPTVGLKPVTQSPETDMTMQFQQSKPRTSILDNSLANQQGDGEHNSLQPSHPETNVAEKKAEKVEKVYLDSREKIEYYRSKMQELVLYKSRCDNRLNEIIERASADKREAEILGKKYEEKYKQVAEIASKMTIEEAKFREYQERKKELQQAITNMEQGGSADGILQVRADRIQSDFEELLKALSERCKKHGFEIKSAALIELPKGWQPGIQEEASVWDEEWDKFEDEGLLFDKEVGVGTQNVNTSPKSTLFENGTYPHDDLFDPDSPSNGDTKSEKQFERGEPALDSEYGYTHSEDGSARSPHGSPTHRTPLEISSQDFSDVFARSSEADTDFHRSFDDQGWGTFDGTDDVDSVWGVDSKDQQVNRLFDSSGFGSSPRNDSPQGDNSYNKRSPFNLGDSVPATPSFSMSGNSPRYSEAGDGFFNNYSSFHSFNMNESSRFSPPRETLARFDSISSSRDGFGGHSRGFSSFDDQDPFGSTGPFKVSSETPKKSSDNWSSF; encoded by the exons ATGGCGGATCAATTTGAAGCTTTCTTTAAGAGGGCAGATTTGGATAATGATGGTCGGATTAGTGGAGCTGAAGCTGTCTCTTTTTTCCAAGGATCTTCTTTATCTAAACAAGTTCTTGCCCAG ATATGGATGCATGCAGATCAGAATCGTGCTGGTTTCCTTGGTCGACAGGAGTTTTATAATGCGCTTAAGCTCGTAACGGTAGCACAAAGTAAGCGAGACCTTACTCCTGAAATTGTGAAGGCAGCATTATATGGACCAGCTTCAGCTAAAATCCCTCCTCCTCAAATAAACCTTCCTCCCTCTCCGGCACCTCAGTCTCCTTCTGTGCCCAGTTCTCCAATGCAAATGGGTGCAATGGGACCTACAGGTTCACAAACTCCAGGCTATAGGGGACCTGTAGCTCCTAGCACAAACATGAACCAACATTACTATCCGTCTCAGGCTAATCAGTTGGCCAGACCTTCTCAAGGTCCGCTTGTTAGTTCTACTCCACGCCCTATGCAAAGTATCCCTGGACTCCCAAATTCAGGTGTTGGCATCTCACCTACTGGGTTGACTAACTCAGGCATGCGTCCTAGCTTAGGTGGGCTGGCACCCAACCTTTCGAGCTCTGGCTTGTCAACTCCTGCTTTTCCTAGCTCAG GCATGTCAAATTCTGGGCTTTCAAACTCAGGCATCTCAACTAGCTGGCTAGATGGAAAGACTACCGGAGCGTCTTCGGGACCCACATCCCAGCTTCCTAGTAGAGGGATCAGTCCATCTATGCCCCTAGATGTACTTATGTCATCCCATGCTGCGAGCCAAGACTCTAAAGGATCTCTTGTTTCTAGAGAGGGGTTTTCTTCCAACTCAATTGGTGCCGCGGATCCATTTGCTGCATTTCAATTGACTAAGTCGGGTTCTTCACCAGCAATATCTTCCATGAGCAATGATCCTAATTCTTCGGCCATTGTTCCAGTATCTACCCCAACCTCAGCATCCTCAGTTCCAACTCAGCCCCTGTCAGCGTCACGGTCACTTGACTCTTTACAGAGTGCTTTTGCGAAACCACCTTTGGGTAGTCAGCCAGAGCAAGCACAGAATTACTCGAAACTGTCCCCACCTGTAACTCAAACTACTTCCTCTGGTGCTCCACCCGGAATTTCAGCAAGAGTGGGGTTTGCTACATCGGACCCATCGCAACCACCATGGCCAAAGATGACTACTCCTGGTGTACAGAAATACACCAAAGTATTCATGGAGGTTGACACTGACCGTGACGGAAAAATCACTGGTGAGCAAGCACGGAATTTGTTTCTCAGCTGGAGACTGCCAAGAG AGGTCTTGAAGCAGGTTTGGGATCTAGCTGACCAAGATAGTGACAGCATGCTGTCATTGAGAGAGTTCTGCATAGCCCTCTACTTGATGGAACGGTATAGAGAAGGCCGTTCACTTCCACCTTCACTTCCTGATAACATCAAGTTTGATGAAACACTCATGCGGATGACGGGTGTACCTCTTTCATCTAATGCAGGATGGGGACCCCCATCTAATGCAG GGTTTAGGCCACCAGTACAGGGAATGCTTGGTTCTCAACCTATTGCTCCTACTGTTGGTTTGAAGCCAGTTACACAGTCACCTGAGACTGATATGACAATGCAATTccagcaatcaaaaccaagaacatcAATATTAGACAATTCCCTAGCAAATCAGCAAGGTGATGGTGAGCATAATTCCTTGCAGCCAAGTCATCCAGAAACAAACGTAGCTGAAAAGAAG GCCGAAAAGGTTGAAAAGGTCTATCTAGATTCCAGGGAGAAGATCGAGTATTACCGTAGTAAGATGCAAGAACTT gttttgtacaaAAGCAGATGTGATAATCGACTTAACGAAATCATTGAGCGGGCATCTGCTGACAAACGCGAG GCTGAGATACTTGGAAAGAAATATGAAGAAAAATACAAACAGGTTGCAGAAATAGCTTCAAAGATGACAATTGAAGAAGCGAAGTTCCGAGAATACCAG GAGCGGAAGAAGGAGTTGCAACAAGCAATTACTAATATGGAACAAGGTGGAAGTGCTGATGGTATTCTTCAG GTACGTGCTGatagaatacaatcagatttcGAGGAGCTATTGAAGGCTTTGTCTGAACGCTGTAAgaaacatggttttgaaattaaGTCTGCAGCACTAATTGAGCTTCCGAAAG GTTGGCAACCAGGGATTCAAGAGGAAGCGTCAGTCTGGGATGAAGAATGGGACAAATTCGAAGATGAAG GATTACTATTTGACAAGGAAGTTGGTGTCGGGACTCAAAATGTGAATACCTCTCCAAAATCTACATTATTTGAGAATGGAACATATCCTCATGATGATTTATTTGACCCTGATTCACCATCAAATGGTGATACAAAGTCCGAGAAGCAATTCGAGAGAGGCGAACCTGCTCTTGATAGTGAATATGGATACACTCACAGTGAAGATGGTTCGGCAAGAAGCCCACATGGGAGCCCTACCCATCGAACTCCgctagaaatctcatctcaagaTTTTTCAGATGTATTTGCGAGGAGCTCCGAGGCTGATACTGATTTCCATCG AAGCTTTGACGATCAAGGTTGGGGTACTTTTGATGGCACTGATGACGTGGATTCGGTCTGGGGGGTCGATTCTAAG GATCAACAAGTAAACCGGCTATTCGACTCCAGTGGTTTCGGTTCAAGTCCGAGAAATGATTCTCCTCAAGGGGATAACTCTTACAACAAAAGAAGCCCTTTCAATTTGGGGGACTCTGTGCCAGCAACTCCGTCATTCTCAATGTCAGGTAACTCTCCAAGATACAGTGAGGCTGGAGACGGCTTCTTCAATAACTATTCGTCATTCCATTCCTTTAACATGAACGAAAGTAGCCGATTTTCACCCCCACGTGAGACCCTTGCAAGGTTTGATTCCATTAGTAGCAGTCGAGATGGGTTTGGTGGGCATAGTCGAGGATTCTCATCTTTTGATGATCAAGATCCATTCGGATCTACCGGGCCTTTTAAGGTATCCTCTGAAACACCCAAGAAAAGTTCGGATAATTGGAGTTCATTCTAG